The sequence below is a genomic window from Streptomyces sp. B21-105.
GCAGTCGGCCACGAATCAGCGCTCCGGCCGCATGGGGCGGCGCCTCGGAGCTGCTGGCAGGGACGGGCAGTTCGGCCATCGCACACCCCTTTCCCACACCACAGTAGGAAGCGCGGCAAGGCGTGGAGCAGGGCCGAAGGTCCCCGCAAGAGGGCCGGGAGTCTGCCGACGCCGGGCCGCCGGCCACCAGTCTCGTCCCGTGGACCTATAGCGCAGGCACGCAGTCCCAGGGAGCGCTGCCTGGAGTGGCCTGCGGCGTTCGCCGTGACCCAGACCCGTATGGGGCCCACCGGCTCTTCCGCTTCATCCGCCCCGCCCTACGGTGGAGGGGTGATCAACCGCTCCGCGGGAGGAGAGCACGTAAAGATCGTCGCGTGCGGGCGGCCTCGCGAACGAGGAGCTGCTGCGTGGTAGACCTCGCCGGCCGGAGCGGCGACAACGCTCTCGTCCGCGTTAAGGCGACCTGAACCCCGGGACCACGCACGGCCACGGATCTTCGAACCGGAGCCGAGGTCTCGCGCGGTGTGGGGACGGGGAGCCCTCGCGGATGCCGATCCCGACGCCCGCGCCTGACTCGATGATCACTCCGAAGGACCGCGTGTCAGAGGGCCGATTGGCCCCTGCGGGGGGACGATGAGGTCCTTGCGGGGCGTGTTCTGGCGTGGTGTCTGGAGGTAGGGCGCAACAGCGTCGTGCGGCGAATCCCGGCCCGGCCCGGCCCGGCCCGGCTCGGCGAGTGGAGTGGGAACGGATCGTCGCGGCGCCGGCAGAAGCGGCAATCCGCTCGGCTGGGTACCCGACGGCTGGGACCTGTCGCATCGGCAGCACGTGAGGAGGATGCCATGGCACCGCGACTGGATGAGAAGACGGTGGCGAAACTGGTGGCCGAGGCCACGACGGCTCCGTCCATGCACAACGCCCAGCCGTGGCGCTTCCGCTTCCTGACCGGCGAACGTCTCGTGCTGCTCTACGCCGATCCCGAGCGGGCCATGCCCCGCTCGGATCCGGACAGCCGGGCGCTGCACATCGGCTGCGGGGCCGCACTGTTCAATCTACGGGTGGCAGCCGCGCACGCGGACCTTGTCCCCGACACGCGGCTGCTGCCCGAGCCTCAGGACCCGCTGCTGCTCGCCGCCGTGCACCTGGCCGACCCCACGGGGCGCTTCCGGGACGACGACCTGGCCCGGCTGCACCCGGTGGTCCGGGAGCGGCACACCAGCCGCCACCCCTTCGCCGAGAAGGGCGTGCCCGAGGACGTGCGGTCCACCTTGCAGGATGCTGCCGCGCGGGAAGGGGCCGAGCTGCTCTTCCCCGGCCTGTGGCATACCGAGACCGTACTCGACCTCGTCCGTGACGCGGAAAGCCGCGACTTCATGGACGCCGAGGCCAATGAGGACCTGGTGCGCTGGACCCGGCTCGGGCCCGAGGCGGACACTGCCGTCGACGGCGTCCCCGAATACGCCTTCGGGCCTCGTAAATGGGACGGCAAGGCTCCCGTACGTGACTTCACCGGACGCCGGCCGGTAGCCGACCGCGGCACCACGACCTTTGAACACACCCCGCACCTCGCCCTGCTCAGCACCCTCGGTGACGGCCCCGCCGACTGGCTGCGCGCCGGGCAGGCACTCGAACGCGTCCTGCTGGAGGCCACCCTGGTCGACCTGGCCACCTCCCTGACCTCCCACGCCCTGGAGGACCGCGAGCTGCGCCTGCTTGCCCGCGACCCGGGATTGGGCGCCGGCCAGGTGCAGATGGTGCTGCGTCTGGGCTACGGTCCGCGAGGCCCGGCCACGCCCCGCCGCCCCGTGGGGGATGTCCTTGAGATCGCGTGATCAGACGCCGTGGCGGTCCGGGCGGGAAACGAGGCGCTCCGGAGTGCAGACGCCGTCCTGACGGGATCGACGACTTGTGATTATTTGCCTCTGGCCTGGGGCCGAAGTGCCCCGGGCTGGACGCTTGGCGGCCTTCGAAGACGCGCATTGCCGCGGAACGGCGAGGAGGACGCTGCCGGCGAAGCAGGCGCCCGCGTCGGCCTGATGGACCTCGCCGATGTGGATCTGCCCGCGGACGCGGACGTCTACCTGTGTGGCTCGCTGCCGTTCATGCGCGCTGTACGAGCACAGTTGCTCCAGGCCGGCATCCCCGCCCGGCACATCCGCTACGAGGTCTTCGGCCCGGACCTGTGGCTGGCCCACGCCGAGAACTGAGCGTTGGGCCTATGGCACCTGCGGTGGTTCGGGCAGACGGCCGGTCAAGGATTCGATGTACTGCCGCACCAGATCAAGATCGATGTCGGCGAGGAAGGCGGTCTCTGTGTGCCCGCCGTACTTCATCTGGCCGGCGGTCAGCGCCGGCGGAATTCCCCGGCCGCGCACCCAGGTCTTGATCTGGCGCTCGAAGGCCCACGCGTCACCGGTGAGCTCGAAGTTCCAGCGCGCGACAAGTCGCCAGCCCTGGGACACGTGTTGGGTGATGCGTTGGTCGAGGTTGGCAATGCCCCACTTCAGAGCGCGATGGCCATCATGGACGACGAGGTAGAGGTGGCCCGGCCGGGCGGGGTTGATGCCGCGCTCGGCGCAGGTCGGGCAGCCTCCCTGCGGGCCTCGGATGTTGTGCAGCGTCGGCCCAGGGGCCAGGACCGTCTCACACGTCAGGCAGCGCGCCCTCCAGGGCAGGTCCGTGCTGCCCGGATAGGGGACGAGCGGTTCGAGTCCCTTCTCCAGCATGCTGGCGATGGCCTCTGCCTCGTCGAGCCGCAGCGCGTCCGCGATCTTCTCCGAGCGGCACGACCAGCATTGGCGACCGCGGGCGCGGACCTTCGCATAGGTGGGGGTGCCGACGTGACTGCAGCGCATGCAGCGACACAACCAGGGCTGCAGCGACCCCGGATAGCCGACCAGGGGCTCCAGACCAGCCTCCGTCATCAGCTTCCGCGCGGGCTCATCGGTGACATCGCGGCCGGCACAGTTGGTGCAGCCGCCGCGCCCGTTCTGGACGTGGGACAGCTTCTTCGGCTTGATGACCCCGCAGTGGACGCATCTGGCCGACCACGGCTTGCCAGCCCCCGGATAGTCCTCGAGCGGGTCCCAGCCCCATGTGAGCATGACGGCAGCAGCCTGCGCCCCATCGCGGGTGAGCTTGGCTGCGATCTTGAGAGACCGGCAGGTCTTGTTGCAGACACCGGTTCCCTTGTTCACGACGTCGTTGTAGCGCGGCGCGCTCACCGCATTGCATGTCAGGCAGAGGCACATCCAGGGAAGTTGTGTGCCCGGGAAGGGCTCGATCGGGCGCGCTCCGCGGCTTGTCAGGGCCTCGATGGCCTCAGCTTCGGTTACCTTGCGTGGCACACGGTCCCCCTTGGCGGCGCGCCGGGCGCCATCTCTGCTTGAGGGAGATCCTATTCCAAGGAAGGTTGCAGGGCAGGGGCTGGGCGAGAACCGGGGCGGGTCGTCCCGCCCACTATCTCGCGGTTCCGGAACGCTCTCCCGCCGATGGCTGGTTGGTGTCGCCCTGGTGAAGCCGTAGAACGCTGTCCGCCTGCACCTGGCCCTGCTCCGTCCCCTCGGCGGCGGTGCGGGCCCCGCAGTTGGAGGCGTTCTACGCGTGCCGGTGTCCCCGGTTGGCGTCGAACTCGGCCCAGGCGCGTTCCCACCGCGCCATGCGCCGCACATCCAGCCGTACCCGGGCGACCCACCAGCCGCCCACTACCAGTACGCACACACCTGCCCCGGCGGCCGCGCCGAGGGCGGCTCCCTGTGACCTGGCCTGGGCGGGGGTGGGCGGTGCGGGACGGAGGCGGTCGGCGTCGTCGAGCCACACCGTGGTGTAGGAGCCCGCCTTGCTGCCCGCTGCCACTGGGGCCTCACCGGTCTTGGGGGAGCCGTCGGGGGTCGTCCACCGCACGGTCGTCCGCACGTGGTCTTCTGCCATCCCGGAGAACCGTGACGGCGTCGCGGGGGCGTCCTCGACGAGGCGCGCTGCAGTGCGATGCAGGACATGCGCCTGGTCGAGAGCGGAGCGCTCGCCCACGGCAGCCGTCACCACGCCCACCGCGGGCACCATGAGCAGGAGCAGCGCCGCTGCTGCGACGCCGATCCAGGCTTCGGCGACGTCGGAGCGCCGCTTGAGCAAGTTGCGCCGCCAGCGCCAGAGCAACACCCTGCCACCGTGTATCAGCATGTGTGCATCCCTCCGGGCATGACGGACCTGAACATCACACCGCTACGGTGACGGATCGGCGAGCGATGGCGGCAGAGACCATCGGGGTCGTCTTGGGAGGGCCGATCGGCCCTGTTGCAAGAGCCGGCCGGGCCCGGCTGCCGAAGCGCCGCCGGGCACAATGCCGTTCATGACAGACGACGTGGGCGATGGCATGGATGCTCCTCAACTGGGTGAGGCCGTGGCGCTGCTGGCGGACTTCCTTGGCGCCGAGCCGTTGACCGCGGCCATCGCCTCACTGGAGCGGGACCTGGCGGGAAGGCCCGCGAGACAGGTCGGTGACCTGGCCGCCACTCGGGGAATCAGTCCCGACCTGATGGTGGCTGCGCTGACCGTGCGTGAGAGCCTCGGCCGGCTGAACGACCTCATCCATGCGGCCGGGATCGTTTTGGCGCTGCCTCATCTCCTGGAGGAGGGGGAGGAGATCTCCGTACGTCCTTCGCTGGCTGCCGGCAACGATCCGCGCCGACCGTTCGACCTGGAGACGAACCGGCGCGTGGCCGAGTTCAAACTGGCGCGGTGGCGCGGCGCGGACGCCATGCGCAAGCGGCAGACGTTCAAGGATCTGGTCATGCTTGCCGCCGACCGCACGAGCCGGCGCGCCGAACTGTTCGTCGTCGGACCCGAGCCCGGCCGCTTCCTGCGCACCTCCAGGGCGACGGCCGCCTGGGCGCTGGACCGCACGCCGCACGCCCGCCGAGTGTTCGAGGAGTCCTTCGGCTCCCTGGACCTCTCCGTCGCGCAGTTCACCGCGCACCACGCCGGCCATGTCCGGGTCACCGACCTGTGCGACGTGCTGCCGCCCATGGTGGCAGCGGCGCTGGTGCGCTGATCACGGCCGGGCACACGGCCGGGCGTCGGTCATGCGGGTGAACGCTACGACCGGCTCCTGATGCGGTGCCCGGCCGAAGCGCCTGATGTGGGTGGGCCGGACGGTCCTGGTCGTCGCCCGTTGCACGGGACCAACAGCCCTCGGAAAAGGGACTGTTCGGCCCGAGTGCCGCCTTCTGGGGTTCGAAGAAGCTGCTTTCGAGACCGAACGGGAGGAGGCAAGGCCACGGACCGCCGCTTCCATCTGCCGGCTGCGCGTTCTCCAAATTTTGAGGCCGCAGTTGGAAGCGGTGCCTTTCCGGCTCGGTCACCGTTCGGCCGCCTGCCACACCCGTCCCGGCCGGCCGGACGTACCCGGCTTGCTCGGCGACGACGCCGAGCGCTGCGCCCTCCTGCGGCAACCCGGCCGTCGGCCGGCGCGACGGGTCACTGTCTGCCGCGGCTCAGCAGCCGCCGAGAGGTTCCGCTCCGCCACGGTCGCCTTCTGCAACCGCTGCTCCTCTGCCCCACCTCGGCGACACCGACCTCACGCAACTCGCCCCGTGCGTCCTTGACGTATGCCTGCGGGTTTGAGGCCAGCTCGCTGCTGTGGGCCGTGTGGTCCGGTTTGATGGGGCCGGCAGGCCCATGCCTGAGGGTCACAAGCCCCACGCCTTCCCCATGCAGGAAAGCCTAGCCTCACCTTTGTCGGTGATCGATTGCTGGGCGGACTTGCCCGGCGCGATGTGGCGGAGACACACATGAGTCGCACAGATGGGGTATTCGACGAAGCAGGCGGCCTGGGGTTCACCGTCATGGATGCCCCGCCGCTCTCTCTGGCGGACCTGGCTCCCGGCGCCCGTGCCGCGGTGATCGGGTTTGCCGCCGACGGTGAGCCCACCGTTGTCCGCCGGCTGCACGACCTCGGATTCACCCCGGGCGCGGTGGTGGAGGTGGTACGCCGGGCGCCGCTGCGTGACCCGGTCCTCTACCGGGTCAAGGACTACGAGGTGTGCCTGCGCCGGGCGCAGGCTGCGTGCGTTCACATCGGAGAGGAGACGAGGTGAGCGCGAACTGCCATGCTGCGGGCGGCGCGGACGCGACCCTGACCGGGGCGCCCCGGATCGCCCTGGTCGGTGCCCCCAACTCGGGAAAGACCAGCGTCTTCAACGGCCTTACCGGCCTGCGCGCCAAGACCGGCAACTACCCCGGAGTGACCGTGTCCCGGTTCGTCGGGACCTGCCGGACCGGCCCGCACCGGCATGTGATCGAGGATCTGCCGGGCACCTACAGCCTGGAGCCGATCAGCCCGGACGAGCGGATCACCGTCGATGTGCTGGAGGGCCGGCTGGAGGGTGCGCACCGGCCGGACGCGCTGCTGGTCGTCGCGGACGCCACCACGCTGGCGCGCTCCCTGGGATTCGTCGCCCAGGTCCTGGCCCGTGGACTGCCGGCCTGCGTGGTGGTGACCTTCACCGACGAACTGGCCCGACGTCAGGGCCGCCTGGACCTCGACGCGTTCGCCGAGGCGCTCGGCGTGCCGGTGCTGCCCGTGATCGGCCACCGCGGATACGGCATCGCGCGGCTGCGCGAGCAGCTCACCACCTGGCGCACCTGGCCGATCCCGGCCGTCGCACCGCCCATCGAGCCGGGCGAGCGGGACGCCTGGGCGCAATCGGTGCTGGCCTACGCCGGCTACCGGCCCCCCGAGCGCCACCGGGTCACCCAGCGGGTCGACGCGGTGCTGCTGCATCCGGTGTGGGGCACGGCGGTGTTCTTCGCGGTGATGGCGTTGTTCTTCCAGACCGTCTTCACTTTGGCCTCCCCGTTGCAGGGCGGGGTGGAGTCCCTGTTCGCTTGGCTGTCGGGCCAGGTGGACGCCCATATCGGCAATCCGTGGCTGTCCGGGCTCCTGGGGGACGCTCTCATCGGCGGGGTCGGCGGCGTGCTGGTGTTCGTCCCGCAGATCGTGCTGCTGTTCCTGCTCCTGGCCCTGCTGGAGGGAGTGGGGTACATGGCGCGGGCGGCGTTCCTGATGGACCGGGTGATGGCCCGCTTCGGCCTGGAGGGCCGGGCCTTCGTGGCGCTGCTGTCCTCGTTCGCCTGCGCGATCCCCGGCATCATGGCCACCCGCACCCTGCCCTCGGCCAAGGACCGCCTGGCCACCATGATGGCCGCACCGCTGATGACCTGCTCGGCCCGGCTCCCGGTCTACGTGCTGCTCATCGGCCTGCTGGTCGACCCGTCCGTGCGTGTCGGCCCGTTCGGCGCGCAGGGCCTGGTCATGTTCGGTCTCTACCTGCTGGGCGCCGTCTCCGCGATGCTGGCCGCCTGGGCATTCAAGAAGCTCGGCGACCGCCACGGCCAACCGGTGCCGTTCTTCATGGAGCTGCCGCCCTACCGCTTGCCCGCCCCGCGCGCGGTGCTGGTGGCGATGTGGTCCTCCGCGCGCGCCTTCCTGCGCAAGTGCTCGACCGTCATCGTCGCCACCAGCATCGTCCTGTGGCTGCTGCTGAACCTGCCGCTGCACACGGCCGCGCAGATGCAGGCGGCAGGCGTGGACACCACCAACCCCACGGCCGTGTCCGCCTACACCGTCGACCACAGCTACGCCGCCGGCCTGGGCCGGGCGGTGGCTCCCGTCTTCGACCCGCTGGGCTTCGACTGGCGCATCAACGTCGGCGTGCTGTCGGCACAGGCCGCCCGCGAGACCTTCGTCGCCACCCTCGGTCAGGTCGCCGCCGCCGAGGATCCCGAAGAGCCGGCACAGGCCCTGCAGGCCATGACCTACCCCGACGGGCCCCGCGCCGGACAGCCGGTGTTCACCGCGCCCACCATCGCCGCGCTGCTGGTCTACTTCGTCTATGCGCTGCAGTGCATGGCCACCGTGGCGGTCCTGCGCCGGGAGACCGGCACCTGGAGATGGCCGGCCATAGCCTTCACCTACCTGACCGTGCTGGCCTGGCTGATGGCCTACCTGGCCCGGACGGTCACCGTTCTGCTGGGCGGGTGAGCCGCGGCCATGATCCCCATACACCCCCAGCAGGTGCCCGGTCGGTCCGACCGGCTGCGCTGGATCATCCCCGCCGGACACCTCACCGGCACCGGCCCACTCACGGAGGTACCCGAACCGCTGGCAGCGTTGCTGGCCGACGGCACCCTCGCTCAGATCACCCTGGACGGCGAGGCCGTCGTCACCAGCCTCGGTGCGGGCCGCACCTGGTCCCAGGAGGGTGCCAGGGTTCGCGGTGCGCTGCACACCGCCCTCGGCGACCCCGACGGATGGATCCCAGTCACCAGCAGCGCCGCCTACGATGACGACGCGCTGCTGTACGGGGTGGCACGCGAGGTTCTCGCCGGACAGATGGGTGACTTCGCGCGGTCCCACGGCGGGAGCATCGACCTCGTCGGCGTATGCGACGGCGTCGTCACGGTCCGTCTCGGCGGCGCCTGCCACGACTGCCCCGCCTCCTGGTTCACGCTGCATCAGCGGCTGGAGCGTCAGCTGCGGCGACGCCATCCCGGTCTGCGGGAAGTCCGCAACGCGGCCTCACCGGCAAGCCTGTTCGGCCGGCTGTGCGACTCCCCCGAGGCGTCCTCCTGACCGCGCCGGCTCAGCCGCAAGCCGCTGCGCCCCTCACCTTGCCAACTGTCTGCAAGGTGAGGGGCGCCGGGGTTCTGGGCGTGGCTGGTGGCGGGAGGTCTTGCTATACGGCCCCGGGGCCGAGGCTCTGGTCGGTCTCAGCGGACCACCGGGCGGCGAGTTCGCCGGCTCGCCGGGCTGCGGCGGCCACCGCGTCAGGACCGCCGCCCGCCTGGCCTGCCGCGTACCCGACCAGGAAGGTCGTCAGGGGGGCGGCGGGTCGGGCGACGCCGTGAGCGGCATCGCCCGCGAGGGCGAGGAGGAGGGCGCGGTCGACTTCGAGGTCGATGAACAGGTCGGCCTTGAGAGCGGCCGTCCACTCCTGCAGTACGTCGTCCATGATCGTCGTTCTTTCATTCCTGTGCCGGTGAACGGGTTGGCGCGGTGGTCGGCTACAGCAGGCTGCTCCAGTACGGCCAGAAGCGGGTGAGGACGAGCAGCGCGATCACCCCGTACCAGGCGCCGAGGAGCACCCAGTGGGTGTCCCGGACGAGCACCAGCACGCCCCGGCGCACGGGGACGATTCCCTGTTCCAGGCAGTGCAGGGTGACATACCAGAACAGGGCGATGGTGACCGCCCAGACGACGGCGCAGTAGGGGCAGAGCTTGTTGAGCTCGTACAGCGACTGCCCGATCAGCCAGTGGACGAACACCACCCCCACCAGGGCCCCTGCGTCCAGCGCGAGCCATAGCCGGCGGTGCAGGCACGCTCCGGAGAGTACGGCGATGCCCAGGGCGATCACGGCGGAGAAGGCGCCCAGTCCGAGCAGCATGTTGGGGAAGCCGAACAGGCTGCCCTGCGGGCTGGACATGACGCTGCCACAACTGACGACGGGGCTGATGTTGCACGGAGGTCGGTAGGCCGGGTCTTTGAGGAGCCGCCAGTCGTCCACGGTGAGCTGGAAGGAGGCGAGCCAGCCGACGGTCCCGGTGAGGACCATCACCCATCCCGTTCGGCGGCTCGCGCCCACTGTGTGCCGGCGCCGGATGGTCGTGGCGTCCGGCGCGAGCACGGGTCCATGACTCATGCGGCGCGCCGGGAGCCGGAGGCCGGCCGGGTCCGGCCGTCTGCCGTCGGGGCTGACGCCGGTGCGGCACGCCGCCGGTAGACCAGGTACGGCCGCGCCAGGTAGCCGATCGGGGCGCTCCACACGTGCACCAGCCGGGTGAACGGCCAGGCCGCGAAGAGCAGGAAGGCGGTCAGGGCGTGCAGTTGGAACAGCAGCGGGGCGCCGGCGATCGCCTCCGGGTGCGGCTGGAGGACGAACAGGCCGCGGAACCAGACGGAGACGGTGGAGCGGTAGTCGTAGCCGGCGCCGAAGACGTTGTGGGCGGCCGTGGCGGTGATACCGAGCAGGACGGTGGCGGACAGCAGGGGGAAGAGGAGTTTGTCGCTGCGGTCGGTGCCGAGGCGGATCCGGCGGGTCAGAAGCCGACGGGCGCACAGCATGCCCAGGCCCGCGACCATGGCGACGCCCGCCACCGATCCCGCCCAGACGGCCGTGGTGTGGTAGGCGTGCTCGCTGATGCCGACGGCCTCGGTCCACGAGTCGGGAATGGCGAGTCCCACGACATGGCCGGCGATCACCATGAAGGCGCCGAGGTGGAACAGCGGGCTGCCCCAGCGCAGCCAGCGGTGTTCGAGGAGCTGGCTGGTGTGGGTGGTCCAGCCGAACTGGTCCTGGCGGTAACGCCAGACGTGCCCGACCACGAACACGGCGAGGCAGATGTAGGGGATGGCGACCCAGAGCAGGAGGTCGGTGCCGCTCGCCGAGGCGGCGGCCGACGGGGACAGGGGTGCGGTGCTCATCGGGTGCCTTCCATACGGCTGGTGGTCGGGTCGGCGGGCGGCACACGGGTCGGCGGAGCGGCCATCGGTGGCACGAACGTGCCCGGCGGGGCGAACTCCCCCTCCCCGTACGTCCCGTAGGGATCGAGGTCGACCTCCTCGTTCGGCGGACCCTCGGCGACCAGCTGGGCCACCGCCGCGCGGTCCGCCTCGGTGGGCGGCGGCAGCAGGGTGAGCAGCGCGGCCAGCACGTGCCGGTAGGGCGAGTCGGCGTCGGCCAGTGCCCGGTGGATCAGCTCCAGGCCGCGCCGGTGCTGGCGCAGCGGTGCCTCGCCGCCCCCTGGGCCTACGAGGGCGGCGAACTCCAGGACGACCGGCAGGTGGTCGGGCAGTTCACCCCCGTCGATGTCCCAGCCGGCAGCCTTGTACCGCTGGTTCAGGGTGAGCAGGGCCATGCCGCGGCGGCGGGTGTCGCCGTGCAGGTAGTAGGTGAGGTAGAGGCTGCTCTTGCGGCGCAGGTCGAACATCTCGACGTAGTGCCGCTCCAGCGCCTCCGTCTCCTGACCCGTGAGCCAGGCGGTGAAGTCGGCCAGGTGTTCGGCGGCGGGCGAGGGCGGCAGCGCCTCGACGGTGGCGGTGAGCACCTGGCGGGCGGCGGCGAGTTCGGCGTCCGGGTACTGCAGCAGCAGCGAGCACAGGCGCAGCAGCAGGGTGCGTGCCTGGGCTTCCTCGGGGGTGAGGCGGGACGGGCGGCGTATGGCTGCCCGGACGCGGGTGCGGACGAGGGCGGGGATCGATGGGGGTCCCCCCAGGCGTTCAGCTCTGGGGGAGGGCAGCGGGCTCACGGACGGCCTCCGGCGGGGGTTTCGGGCGAGCGGCGGCGCAGGGTGGGGATGCCGAGCATGATCTTGCGGGGTTCGGCGGCGTCGGACGACTCGACCGGGCAGCGGTTCTCCATCGCGGTCAGCGCGGCGGCGTCTTCCTTGTGCGCGGCCGGGACGACGTACCGGTCGGCGTACTTGGCCACGGCGAGCAGCCGGTGCAGGTCCTCCGCCTCGCGGGGGGTGAGGCCCACGGCCTTCAGCGCAGCCTCGTCGCCGGACTCGCCGAGGGTGCGTTCACGCATATATGAGCGCAGCGCGGTGAGCTTCATCAGCACTCCGGCGACCACATCCGTGTCCCCGGCGGTGAACAGCTCCGCCAGGTATTCCAGCGGGATGCGCAGCCGGGTGACGGCTGCGAACACGTGGTCGGGGTCGTCCTGGTTTCCGCCCGCCGCGTCGACGGCGTCGAGGACGGGGGAGAGCGGGGGCACGTACCAGACCATCGGCATCGTCCGGTACTCCGGGTGCAGCGGCAGCGCCACCTTGTACCGCATCACGAGGTCGTAGACCGGGGAGCGGCGGGCCGCGTCCAGCCAGTCCTCCGGGATGCCGGCCTCCCGGGCCGCCGTGATCACGGCGGGGTCGTGCGGGTCGAGGAAGACGCCGCGCTGGGCGTCGAGCAGGTCCTTCTCGTCCGGGGTGGCGGCGGCCTCGCCGACGCGGTCGGCGTCGTACAGCAGCAGACCGAGGTAGCGCAGGCGTCCGACGCAGGTCTCGGAGCAGACGGTGGGCTGGCCGGCCTCGATGCGCGGGAAGCAGAACGTGCACTTTTCGGCCTTGCCGGTGGCGTGGTTGACGTACACCTTCTTGTACGGGCACGCCGTCACGCACATCCGCCAGCCGCGGCAGCGGTCCTGGTCGACCAGGACGATGCCGTCCTCGACGCGCTTGTACATCGCGCCGGACGGGCAGGCGGAGACGCAGGCCGGGTTGAGGCAGTGTTCGCACAGGCGGGGGAGGTGGAAGAGGAAGGTCTGCTCGAACTCGAACTTGACCTTCTGAGCCCACTCCCCGGTGAAGTTGGGGTCGCCGCCGGCGTTCTCGGGGGCGCCGCCGAGGCCGTCCTCCCAGTTGGCGCCCCAGGTGATGGCGGTGGGTTTGCCGGTGAGGACGGAGCGGGGGCGGGCGACGGGTATGTCCTTGCCGGCCGGGGCGTTGACGAGGTTGTCGTAGTCGTAGGTGACGGGCTCGTAGTAGTCCTCGATGGACGGCAGGTCCGGGTTGGAGAACAGGGACAGGAGCCTCTTGATCCGGCCGCCGGAGCGCAGGACGAGGCGCCCGCGCTTGTCGAGCATCCAGCCGCCCTTCCACTGCTCCTGGTCCTCGTAGCGGCGCGGATACCCGACGCCGGGCTTGGTCTCGACGTTGTTGAACCAGGCGTACTCGACACCGGTGCGGTTGGTCCACGTCTGCTTGCAGGTGACCGAGCAGGTGTGGCAGCCGATGCACTTGTCGAGGTTCATCACCATCGCGATCTGGGCCATCACTCGCATGTCAGTACTCCACTTGCTGGCTGCGGCGGCGGATGACGGTGACCTCGTCGCGCTGGTTGCCGGTCGGGCCGTAGTAGTTGAAGGCGTAGGTGAACTGGGCGTAGCCGCCCGCGAG
It includes:
- a CDS encoding PE-PGRS family protein produces the protein MTDDVGDGMDAPQLGEAVALLADFLGAEPLTAAIASLERDLAGRPARQVGDLAATRGISPDLMVAALTVRESLGRLNDLIHAAGIVLALPHLLEEGEEISVRPSLAAGNDPRRPFDLETNRRVAEFKLARWRGADAMRKRQTFKDLVMLAADRTSRRAELFVVGPEPGRFLRTSRATAAWALDRTPHARRVFEESFGSLDLSVAQFTAHHAGHVRVTDLCDVLPPMVAAALVR
- a CDS encoding NifU family protein, translating into MIPIHPQQVPGRSDRLRWIIPAGHLTGTGPLTEVPEPLAALLADGTLAQITLDGEAVVTSLGAGRTWSQEGARVRGALHTALGDPDGWIPVTSSAAYDDDALLYGVAREVLAGQMGDFARSHGGSIDLVGVCDGVVTVRLGGACHDCPASWFTLHQRLERQLRRRHPGLREVRNAASPASLFGRLCDSPEASS
- the narI gene encoding respiratory nitrate reductase subunit gamma; the encoded protein is MSTAPLSPSAAASASGTDLLLWVAIPYICLAVFVVGHVWRYRQDQFGWTTHTSQLLEHRWLRWGSPLFHLGAFMVIAGHVVGLAIPDSWTEAVGISEHAYHTTAVWAGSVAGVAMVAGLGMLCARRLLTRRIRLGTDRSDKLLFPLLSATVLLGITATAAHNVFGAGYDYRSTVSVWFRGLFVLQPHPEAIAGAPLLFQLHALTAFLLFAAWPFTRLVHVWSAPIGYLARPYLVYRRRAAPASAPTADGRTRPASGSRRAA
- a CDS encoding vitamin K epoxide reductase family protein; the encoded protein is MSHGPVLAPDATTIRRRHTVGASRRTGWVMVLTGTVGWLASFQLTVDDWRLLKDPAYRPPCNISPVVSCGSVMSSPQGSLFGFPNMLLGLGAFSAVIALGIAVLSGACLHRRLWLALDAGALVGVVFVHWLIGQSLYELNKLCPYCAVVWAVTIALFWYVTLHCLEQGIVPVRRGVLVLVRDTHWVLLGAWYGVIALLVLTRFWPYWSSLL
- the narJ gene encoding nitrate reductase molybdenum cofactor assembly chaperone, which gives rise to MSPLPSPRAERLGGPPSIPALVRTRVRAAIRRPSRLTPEEAQARTLLLRLCSLLLQYPDAELAAARQVLTATVEALPPSPAAEHLADFTAWLTGQETEALERHYVEMFDLRRKSSLYLTYYLHGDTRRRGMALLTLNQRYKAAGWDIDGGELPDHLPVVLEFAALVGPGGGEAPLRQHRRGLELIHRALADADSPYRHVLAALLTLLPPPTEADRAAVAQLVAEGPPNEEVDLDPYGTYGEGEFAPPGTFVPPMAAPPTRVPPADPTTSRMEGTR
- a CDS encoding Acg family FMN-binding oxidoreductase, producing the protein MAPRLDEKTVAKLVAEATTAPSMHNAQPWRFRFLTGERLVLLYADPERAMPRSDPDSRALHIGCGAALFNLRVAAAHADLVPDTRLLPEPQDPLLLAAVHLADPTGRFRDDDLARLHPVVRERHTSRHPFAEKGVPEDVRSTLQDAAAREGAELLFPGLWHTETVLDLVRDAESRDFMDAEANEDLVRWTRLGPEADTAVDGVPEYAFGPRKWDGKAPVRDFTGRRPVADRGTTTFEHTPHLALLSTLGDGPADWLRAGQALERVLLEATLVDLATSLTSHALEDRELRLLARDPGLGAGQVQMVLRLGYGPRGPATPRRPVGDVLEIA
- a CDS encoding Rv1733c family protein; translated protein: MLIHGGRVLLWRWRRNLLKRRSDVAEAWIGVAAAALLLLMVPAVGVVTAAVGERSALDQAHVLHRTAARLVEDAPATPSRFSGMAEDHVRTTVRWTTPDGSPKTGEAPVAAGSKAGSYTTVWLDDADRLRPAPPTPAQARSQGAALGAAAGAGVCVLVVGGWWVARVRLDVRRMARWERAWAEFDANRGHRHA
- a CDS encoding FeoA family protein, translated to MSRTDGVFDEAGGLGFTVMDAPPLSLADLAPGARAAVIGFAADGEPTVVRRLHDLGFTPGAVVEVVRRAPLRDPVLYRVKDYEVCLRRAQAACVHIGEETR
- the feoB gene encoding ferrous iron transporter B translates to MSANCHAAGGADATLTGAPRIALVGAPNSGKTSVFNGLTGLRAKTGNYPGVTVSRFVGTCRTGPHRHVIEDLPGTYSLEPISPDERITVDVLEGRLEGAHRPDALLVVADATTLARSLGFVAQVLARGLPACVVVTFTDELARRQGRLDLDAFAEALGVPVLPVIGHRGYGIARLREQLTTWRTWPIPAVAPPIEPGERDAWAQSVLAYAGYRPPERHRVTQRVDAVLLHPVWGTAVFFAVMALFFQTVFTLASPLQGGVESLFAWLSGQVDAHIGNPWLSGLLGDALIGGVGGVLVFVPQIVLLFLLLALLEGVGYMARAAFLMDRVMARFGLEGRAFVALLSSFACAIPGIMATRTLPSAKDRLATMMAAPLMTCSARLPVYVLLIGLLVDPSVRVGPFGAQGLVMFGLYLLGAVSAMLAAWAFKKLGDRHGQPVPFFMELPPYRLPAPRAVLVAMWSSARAFLRKCSTVIVATSIVLWLLLNLPLHTAAQMQAAGVDTTNPTAVSAYTVDHSYAAGLGRAVAPVFDPLGFDWRINVGVLSAQAARETFVATLGQVAAAEDPEEPAQALQAMTYPDGPRAGQPVFTAPTIAALLVYFVYALQCMATVAVLRRETGTWRWPAIAFTYLTVLAWLMAYLARTVTVLLGG